The following are from one region of the Phycisphaerales bacterium genome:
- a CDS encoding nuclear transport factor 2 family protein has product MNPAVQPAAGTSKKLVPPFTLETATAKVRAAEDAWNSRDPQRVAMAYSPDSEWRNRDTFLRGRNEIKSFLSNKWARELDYRLAKALWGFRENRIAVRFQYEWRNGEGQWFRSYGNELWEFDEAGLMRRREASINDVPILERQRRFRWSAPGPRPQDHPGIPAVR; this is encoded by the coding sequence ATGAACCCCGCCGTTCAGCCCGCCGCCGGGACTTCCAAGAAGCTCGTGCCGCCCTTCACGCTCGAGACGGCCACCGCAAAGGTGCGTGCGGCCGAGGATGCCTGGAACAGCCGTGACCCCCAACGCGTGGCGATGGCCTACTCGCCCGACAGCGAGTGGCGCAACCGAGACACGTTCCTGCGTGGCCGAAACGAGATCAAGTCCTTCCTGAGCAACAAGTGGGCAAGGGAGCTGGACTACCGGCTCGCCAAGGCGCTCTGGGGCTTTCGCGAGAATCGCATCGCCGTCCGCTTCCAGTACGAGTGGCGCAATGGCGAGGGCCAGTGGTTCCGCAGCTATGGCAACGAGCTGTGGGAGTTCGATGAGGCCGGCTTGATGCGTCGCCGCGAAGCCAGCATCAACGACGTGCCCATCCTCGAGCGGCAGCGTCGCTTCCGCTGGAGTGCGCCCGGTCCCCGCCCCCAGGACCACCCAGGCATTCCCGCCGTGCGTTGA
- a CDS encoding TetR/AcrR family transcriptional regulator, translated as MPPSRRDELIDAAMRVFYKYGFHATSLDDIQKEGGISRMTLYNHFKSKDELIVAAMRRRDEIFRNRLMKFVDANAKTPRERILAVFDFHADWFDGDEFCGCMFINAAAEFSVAQSAPRRLAADHKQDIVQYLRELCAAAGIEDPGEVADQLNILLEGAIVTARVVGQVANGGAEPATAAHLARRMAVDVLDRAGVPSDA; from the coding sequence TTGCCCCCCAGCCGCCGAGACGAACTCATCGATGCCGCCATGCGGGTCTTCTACAAGTACGGCTTCCACGCCACAAGCCTGGACGACATCCAGAAAGAGGGCGGCATCAGCCGCATGACCCTCTACAACCACTTCAAGTCCAAGGACGAGCTCATCGTCGCGGCCATGCGTCGACGCGACGAGATCTTCCGCAATCGACTCATGAAGTTCGTCGATGCCAACGCCAAGACGCCTCGCGAGCGCATCCTCGCGGTCTTCGACTTCCACGCCGACTGGTTCGACGGCGACGAGTTCTGCGGCTGCATGTTCATCAACGCCGCCGCCGAGTTCTCCGTCGCCCAGTCCGCGCCGCGTCGATTGGCGGCGGATCACAAGCAGGACATCGTGCAGTATCTGCGAGAGCTGTGCGCCGCGGCCGGCATCGAAGACCCCGGCGAAGTAGCAGATCAACTCAACATCCTGCTCGAGGGCGCGATCGTCACCGCACGCGTAGTCGGGCAGGTCGCCAACGGAGGCGCCGAGCCGGCAACCGCGGCCCACCTAGCCCGGCGCATGGCGGTCGACGTGCTGGACCGCGCGGGCGTGCCGAGCGACGCCTAA
- a CDS encoding type 1 glutamine amidotransferase domain-containing protein, with protein MLPIRTFRLALSLLVAMACAGALTGCQSGKLAPSDARPAVLLVLTNHDQLGGGPGDTGEPTGFYLSEAAHPWHVFNEAGWIVVLASPKGGQAPIDPRSLENVDEESQRFLDKFARESKDGMVVPGTARLTSMKASAFEAIFFAGGHGTMWDFPDGPGLRETAEGVYESGGVLAAVCHGPAALVNLRGKDGQPLIAGRRVTGFTNAEEDAVELTDAVPFLLETRLRELGAEFVGAGNFEENVVVDGRMVTGQNPASARGAAQAVVRIAAEEADR; from the coding sequence ATGCTGCCTATCCGGACGTTCCGCCTCGCCCTGTCCCTGCTCGTAGCCATGGCGTGTGCCGGGGCGCTCACAGGCTGCCAGAGCGGCAAGCTGGCCCCCAGCGACGCCCGGCCCGCCGTGCTGCTGGTGCTGACCAACCATGACCAACTGGGTGGGGGGCCGGGCGACACCGGCGAGCCCACGGGCTTTTATCTGTCCGAGGCGGCCCACCCCTGGCACGTCTTCAACGAGGCGGGCTGGATCGTCGTGCTCGCGAGCCCCAAGGGTGGCCAGGCGCCCATCGACCCCAGGAGCCTGGAGAACGTCGACGAGGAGAGCCAGCGATTCCTGGACAAGTTCGCGCGCGAGAGCAAGGACGGCATGGTCGTGCCAGGCACGGCCCGGCTGACGAGCATGAAGGCCAGCGCCTTCGAGGCGATCTTCTTCGCCGGCGGCCACGGGACGATGTGGGACTTTCCAGACGGCCCGGGCCTACGCGAGACGGCCGAGGGGGTGTACGAGAGCGGGGGCGTCCTCGCCGCGGTCTGCCACGGCCCGGCCGCCCTGGTGAACCTGCGGGGCAAGGACGGCCAGCCGCTGATCGCCGGCCGCCGCGTCACGGGGTTTACCAATGCCGAGGAAGACGCGGTGGAGTTAACTGACGCGGTGCCCTTCCTGCTCGAGACTCGGCTTCGTGAGCTTGGAGCCGAGTTCGTCGGGGCGGGCAACTTCGAAGAGAACGTCGTCGTCGATGGCCGCATGGTGACGGGGCAGAATCCCGCGTCGGCCCGGGGTGCGGCTCAGGCCGTCGTGCGCATCGCGGCCGAGGAAGCGGATCGTTAG
- a CDS encoding GC-type dockerin domain-anchored protein → MNTNSLWLIAGCCIYGLSSAAPVQTSCEPQYLTPDASASSFGRAVAMTDRHLLIGDWHDSRYCTIDPTCSNGMVYAYEKDADGRWVLAQRVEPADLGPRFAYGAAVAVHEDWMVATAAGDGTGMGGHGAAYFFQHDGEQWVERQQVFNPSRFDFGYSAVLHGDIAVIQGGVGPTGGNGAIVYHFDSERWNQIEILESIDAVGEDAGFGYTLAIDDQRVVIGAQLESSTVTNGGAAYVFRRQPDGTLAFEQKLIAPDVLEGPRLGTAVTIEGDTLVLGGMLSDRPETAQGAAYAYRLIEGRWELVQEFTAEGSNERDRFGRAMALDGDRLVVTSMQGDTAAGPTGSAYVFARGAGGLWAQVAELPPSTPEWVLEYGGAVAMRGNDVVVGASYTMIDGDKRGAAHAFDLSCEICPPDLDLDGSLTIYDFLTYLNLFQDGNPQADFDGDGELTIFDFLAFQDAFQAGCG, encoded by the coding sequence ATGAACACGAACTCGTTATGGCTGATCGCGGGTTGCTGCATCTATGGGCTGTCGAGTGCCGCCCCCGTCCAGACCTCGTGCGAGCCGCAGTATCTGACGCCCGACGCGAGCGCGAGCAGCTTCGGCAGGGCCGTGGCCATGACCGACAGGCACCTGCTCATCGGCGACTGGCACGACAGCCGGTATTGCACGATCGACCCCACCTGCTCGAACGGCATGGTGTACGCCTACGAGAAGGACGCCGACGGGCGCTGGGTGCTGGCCCAGCGCGTCGAGCCGGCCGACCTGGGGCCGCGGTTCGCCTACGGCGCGGCGGTGGCCGTGCATGAGGACTGGATGGTGGCCACCGCGGCGGGCGATGGAACCGGCATGGGCGGGCACGGCGCGGCCTACTTCTTCCAGCACGACGGCGAGCAATGGGTCGAGCGGCAGCAGGTGTTCAATCCATCTCGATTTGACTTTGGCTATAGCGCGGTGCTTCACGGTGACATCGCTGTGATCCAAGGCGGAGTAGGGCCAACCGGCGGCAACGGCGCCATCGTCTATCACTTTGATAGCGAGAGATGGAATCAGATTGAGATTCTCGAGTCGATCGATGCCGTCGGTGAGGACGCAGGCTTCGGCTACACCCTCGCCATCGACGACCAGCGTGTGGTCATCGGGGCGCAGTTGGAAAGTTCCACAGTGACCAACGGCGGCGCGGCCTACGTCTTCCGCCGCCAGCCCGACGGCACGCTGGCCTTCGAGCAGAAGCTCATCGCGCCCGACGTGCTGGAGGGGCCAAGGCTGGGAACCGCGGTCACTATCGAGGGCGACACGCTGGTGCTGGGCGGGATGCTCTCGGATCGCCCGGAAACAGCCCAGGGCGCGGCCTACGCCTATCGCCTGATCGAAGGACGCTGGGAGCTCGTTCAGGAGTTCACGGCGGAAGGTTCGAACGAGCGCGACCGTTTCGGCAGGGCCATGGCCCTCGACGGTGATCGCCTCGTCGTGACGTCGATGCAAGGCGACACGGCGGCGGGGCCGACCGGCTCGGCCTACGTGTTCGCACGCGGCGCGGGCGGGCTGTGGGCGCAGGTTGCCGAACTGCCGCCCAGCACGCCCGAGTGGGTGCTCGAGTACGGCGGCGCCGTGGCGATGCGTGGCAACGATGTCGTGGTCGGCGCGTCGTACACGATGATCGATGGAGACAAGCGCGGCGCCGCCCACGCGTTCGACCTCTCGTGCGAGATCTGCCCCCCCGACCTCGACCTCGACGGCTCGCTCACCATCTACGACTTCCTGACCTACCTCAACCTCTTCCAGGACGGCAACCCCCAAGCCGACTTCGACGGCGACGGCGAGCTGACGATCTTCGACTTCCTGGCGTTCCAGGACGCGTTTCAGGCGGGGTGCGGCTGA
- the smpB gene encoding SsrA-binding protein SmpB translates to MAKKPRKPKPVMIENRKARHEYDILDTLEVGIRLTGSEVKSVRDGKVSLGEGYVRAQLTPLALELHSVNIAEYPPAQGHQHIPTRVRTLLAHKREISKLAKASDEKGITLIPLRLYFQGPYAKLEIALARGRGKVDKRHAIADREMKRELDRSMKSRLKGGAGVVG, encoded by the coding sequence ATGGCCAAGAAGCCCCGCAAGCCAAAGCCCGTCATGATCGAGAACCGCAAGGCGCGGCACGAGTATGACATCCTCGACACGCTCGAGGTCGGCATTCGCCTGACCGGCAGCGAGGTCAAGAGCGTCCGCGACGGCAAGGTCTCTCTGGGCGAGGGCTACGTGCGGGCCCAGCTCACGCCGCTGGCACTCGAGCTGCACTCGGTGAACATCGCCGAGTATCCGCCCGCCCAGGGGCACCAGCACATCCCCACCCGAGTGCGCACGTTGCTGGCCCACAAGCGCGAGATCAGCAAGCTTGCCAAGGCCAGCGACGAGAAGGGCATCACCCTCATCCCGCTGCGGCTCTACTTCCAGGGCCCCTACGCCAAGCTCGAGATCGCCCTGGCCCGGGGCCGCGGCAAGGTCGACAAGCGGCACGCCATCGCCGACCGCGAGATGAAGCGCGAGCTGGACCGCTCGATGAAGAGCCGGCTCAAGGGCGGCGCCGGGGTGGTCGGGTAG
- a CDS encoding FG-GAP repeat protein: MRGIAHCVCALAVVVGGPGSALADEPCQLQRLLAPGPYASTSFGNAVARSGEYWFVADYRAEVLCTGFGCGAGAVYVYQMIDGQLEHVQTLTSPFPQSPDNYGISIDADDVHLVVGAPFSGLPGRSDRPGAVFVYRLSDGSWAESARIEPPAEALEFGTEVAVDNGQLLVSENYNDRLGRLPRVLAYEARGSNWELRDIVSRPDDVSENSWFGIALSLSNERLVVGAPFDRAERTNGGSVHVYRRSVDGTYELEQSLRVDAAERIGRSISISGSRLLAGAPLATRDFEFQGVVYEYEFDGSQWVQSAEIRSNEPDQQDTFGTTVTLEGNQLFVTAEGDSVGSVQAFGRSADGDWQQQSRIVPDTTTLALRFGWSMATDGRFLLVGAPEESDVFSSDDYGAAYFFDLACTDCQPDLDLDGSLTIYDFLTFLNLF, encoded by the coding sequence ATGCGAGGAATTGCCCATTGCGTGTGCGCCCTGGCGGTGGTCGTGGGTGGTCCGGGAAGCGCGCTCGCCGACGAACCCTGCCAGCTCCAGCGGCTGCTGGCTCCCGGGCCGTACGCATCGACATCGTTCGGTAACGCCGTCGCTCGAAGTGGGGAGTACTGGTTCGTCGCCGACTACCGCGCAGAGGTCCTCTGCACCGGCTTTGGGTGCGGGGCCGGGGCGGTCTACGTGTACCAGATGATCGACGGGCAACTCGAGCATGTCCAAACACTCACGTCCCCATTCCCGCAGTCGCCGGACAACTACGGCATTTCGATCGATGCGGACGATGTTCATCTGGTTGTTGGGGCACCGTTCAGCGGACTTCCAGGGCGCAGCGACCGACCTGGTGCCGTGTTCGTATACCGTCTTTCAGATGGGTCATGGGCGGAGAGCGCACGAATAGAGCCACCCGCGGAAGCCCTCGAATTCGGCACGGAGGTGGCCGTTGATAATGGCCAATTGCTCGTATCAGAAAACTACAACGACCGCCTAGGCCGTCTACCCCGCGTGCTGGCTTATGAAGCGCGGGGTTCGAATTGGGAACTACGCGACATTGTTTCCCGTCCCGACGACGTTTCAGAGAACTCGTGGTTTGGGATTGCACTCTCGCTCAGCAACGAACGGCTGGTCGTCGGAGCTCCTTTCGACAGGGCCGAGCGAACCAATGGCGGTTCCGTGCACGTGTACAGGCGTTCGGTCGACGGCACATACGAGTTGGAGCAGAGCCTTCGCGTGGACGCCGCCGAGCGGATCGGCCGCAGCATTTCAATCAGCGGCTCGCGTCTGCTGGCCGGGGCGCCGCTCGCCACTCGCGATTTCGAGTTCCAGGGCGTGGTTTACGAGTACGAGTTCGATGGCTCGCAATGGGTGCAGTCAGCGGAGATCCGCAGCAACGAGCCCGATCAGCAGGATACGTTTGGTACGACAGTCACGCTCGAAGGCAACCAACTCTTTGTCACGGCGGAGGGCGACAGCGTGGGCTCGGTCCAGGCGTTCGGGCGATCAGCCGATGGCGACTGGCAGCAGCAATCCCGCATCGTGCCCGACACCACGACGCTCGCTTTGCGCTTCGGGTGGAGCATGGCGACCGATGGCCGATTCCTGCTCGTGGGCGCCCCCGAAGAGAGCGACGTCTTCTCCAGCGACGACTACGGCGCCGCCTACTTCTTCGACCTCGCCTGCACCGACTGCCAGCCCGACCTCGACCTCGATGGCTCTCTCACCATCTACGACTTCCTTACCTTCCTGAACCTCTTTTAA
- a CDS encoding response regulator: MAGPDTNDPAPSLSIVALDDDADFREYLEGLLADAGHEVRTVATPAALYDACEARLPEVVLLDINMGKDRGEDVLAELRERWEKLCVIVITGHPTMDSMRQTFKKQVFDYVTKPFEPAELTRVLAQAASEYALGVRPQDKLRAALGRQIRLARSAKDWTLKDLSEASGVSVSQLSSIERGAHLPSLESLLMIAQALGALPSEWLAGAEF; encoded by the coding sequence ATGGCCGGCCCCGACACGAACGACCCAGCTCCCAGCCTCAGCATCGTCGCGCTCGACGACGACGCGGACTTTCGCGAGTACCTCGAGGGCCTGCTGGCCGACGCGGGCCACGAGGTGCGCACGGTCGCCACGCCCGCGGCGCTCTACGACGCGTGCGAGGCCCGGCTCCCCGAGGTCGTGCTCCTGGACATCAACATGGGCAAGGACCGCGGCGAGGACGTGCTGGCCGAGCTGCGGGAGCGCTGGGAGAAGCTCTGCGTCATCGTCATCACCGGCCACCCGACCATGGACTCGATGCGGCAGACCTTCAAGAAGCAGGTCTTCGACTACGTCACCAAGCCCTTCGAGCCCGCCGAGCTGACCCGCGTGCTCGCCCAGGCGGCCAGCGAGTACGCGCTGGGCGTGCGGCCCCAGGACAAGCTCCGCGCCGCGCTCGGCCGGCAGATACGCCTCGCGCGCTCGGCGAAAGACTGGACGCTTAAGGACCTGAGCGAGGCGTCGGGCGTCAGCGTCAGCCAGCTCAGCAGCATCGAGCGCGGCGCGCACCTGCCGAGCCTGGAGAGCCTGCTGATGATCGCCCAGGCGCTGGGCGCGCTGCCGAGCGAGTGGCTGGCGGGGGCGGAGTTTTAG
- a CDS encoding prolyl oligopeptidase family serine peptidase has product MRTIAAVLAVSISCLQALAQAVVPWPADSDTLVVKDVLALDRLSRGGRSLIVSDPVELSLVRGDWKPPAEGDEVTTPDGRSASWKPLSANDEGVFNDRALAGGYAHVVIRSPQRRIAMLHARGHRHVVVNGQRRGGDVYNLGITALPIELREGDNELLFKGGRGRMRIELREPEAELFWLDSDVTKPDVVNDGEYIAAAPLVNATAEQLIGVQGVWDGGRFVTQVAPGLGGIAPLGVRKLPVHMVLPATSETGEITTNLEALSGMTRVQMPISLGVRQPHEKHSQTFISDIDGSVQYYAVTPPVEGSRPELFILTLHGASVEARNQANAYGHKDGTIIVAPTNRRPFGFDWEDWGRLDAIEVLAHAREAYGHQNPERTYLTGHSMGGHGTWQVGAHFAPKFAAIGPSAGWRDFWSYGGAGEFDEGDPIGRILNTANNASRTLLLEENYQDLGVYVLHGDADNNVPVSQARFMRERLAKFHPDFAYYERPGAGHWWGNQCVDWPPMMRFFEDRAIDMTPARERFTTINPAISSEARLFTIQRQARSMEPATLTVVRPTAEAPMDIATSNVLAFSLDHDVIDGEHFRDTVMIDGQEVHRMGGGILYDFQRATLDDPWKAIAPFHDPALKGAHRAGPFKHAFDNNMAFVYATGGTEEENAWALAKARYDADTWQYRANGAVDVVPDTAFDPDAEVNANRNVILYGCADSHRLWDQLLGDGPVRIGRGSATVGDRTIERDDVAAFFAYPRAGTDEALVGVVAGTGAIGRRLADEPRYFISGVGYPDWLLLTPDVLEKGLEGVIGAGFFGPDWSVDPAQSAWR; this is encoded by the coding sequence ATGCGAACCATTGCCGCCGTCCTTGCCGTATCCATCTCGTGCCTCCAGGCGCTGGCCCAGGCCGTCGTTCCGTGGCCGGCCGATTCGGACACGCTGGTGGTCAAGGACGTGCTCGCCCTGGACCGCCTCTCGCGCGGCGGGCGCAGCCTGATCGTGAGCGACCCGGTCGAGCTGAGCCTGGTCCGCGGCGATTGGAAGCCGCCCGCCGAGGGCGACGAGGTCACGACCCCCGACGGACGGTCGGCGAGCTGGAAGCCCCTGAGCGCCAACGACGAGGGCGTGTTCAACGACCGCGCGCTCGCCGGGGGCTACGCCCACGTGGTCATTCGTTCGCCGCAGCGCCGCATCGCGATGCTCCACGCCCGCGGCCACCGGCACGTGGTGGTCAACGGCCAGCGCCGCGGAGGCGACGTCTACAACCTGGGCATCACGGCCCTGCCCATCGAGCTGCGCGAGGGTGACAACGAGCTGCTGTTCAAGGGTGGACGCGGGCGGATGCGGATCGAGCTGCGCGAGCCCGAAGCCGAGCTGTTCTGGCTCGACAGCGACGTGACCAAGCCCGACGTTGTCAATGATGGCGAATACATCGCCGCTGCACCTCTGGTCAACGCCACGGCCGAGCAACTGATTGGCGTGCAGGGCGTGTGGGATGGCGGACGCTTTGTCACCCAGGTCGCGCCCGGGCTCGGAGGAATCGCACCTCTTGGCGTCCGCAAGCTGCCAGTACACATGGTTCTCCCCGCGACCTCGGAGACCGGCGAGATCACTACGAATCTGGAGGCCCTGTCGGGGATGACACGGGTCCAGATGCCGATATCGCTAGGCGTTCGCCAGCCCCACGAAAAGCACTCTCAAACCTTCATCAGCGACATCGACGGCAGCGTGCAGTACTACGCCGTCACGCCGCCGGTCGAGGGCTCCAGGCCCGAGTTGTTCATCCTGACCCTGCACGGCGCCAGCGTCGAGGCGAGAAACCAGGCCAATGCCTACGGCCACAAGGATGGCACGATCATCGTCGCGCCCACCAACCGCCGGCCCTTCGGCTTCGACTGGGAGGACTGGGGCCGGCTCGACGCCATCGAGGTGCTCGCCCACGCCCGCGAGGCGTACGGGCACCAGAACCCCGAGCGGACGTACCTCACCGGCCACTCCATGGGCGGCCACGGCACGTGGCAGGTGGGGGCCCACTTTGCCCCGAAGTTCGCCGCCATCGGCCCCAGCGCGGGCTGGCGGGACTTCTGGAGCTATGGGGGCGCGGGCGAGTTCGACGAGGGCGACCCCATCGGCCGGATCCTCAATACCGCCAACAATGCCAGCCGCACGCTGCTGCTCGAAGAGAATTACCAGGACCTGGGCGTCTACGTCCTCCACGGCGACGCGGACAACAACGTGCCGGTGAGCCAGGCACGCTTCATGCGCGAGCGGCTCGCAAAGTTCCACCCGGACTTTGCGTACTACGAGCGGCCCGGGGCCGGGCACTGGTGGGGCAACCAGTGCGTCGACTGGCCGCCCATGATGCGGTTCTTCGAGGATCGCGCCATCGACATGACCCCGGCGCGGGAGCGCTTCACCACCATCAACCCGGCCATCAGCAGCGAGGCGAGGCTGTTCACGATCCAGCGGCAGGCGCGGTCCATGGAGCCCGCGACGCTCACGGTGGTGCGCCCGACGGCCGAGGCGCCCATGGACATCGCCACGAGCAACGTGCTGGCCTTCTCGCTGGATCACGATGTGATCGATGGCGAGCACTTCCGCGACACCGTGATGATCGATGGCCAGGAGGTGCACCGCATGGGCGGCGGCATCCTGTACGACTTCCAGCGTGCGACGCTCGACGACCCATGGAAGGCGATCGCGCCCTTCCACGACCCCGCCCTCAAGGGCGCCCACCGCGCCGGCCCTTTCAAGCACGCCTTCGACAACAACATGGCCTTCGTCTACGCCACCGGCGGCACCGAGGAAGAGAACGCCTGGGCGCTCGCCAAGGCTCGCTACGACGCCGACACCTGGCAGTACCGGGCCAACGGCGCGGTCGACGTCGTGCCCGACACGGCCTTCGATCCCGATGCCGAGGTCAACGCGAATCGCAACGTCATCCTCTACGGCTGCGCCGACTCGCACCGGCTGTGGGACCAACTGCTCGGCGACGGGCCCGTACGCATCGGCCGGGGCTCGGCGACGGTGGGGGATCGCACCATCGAGCGCGACGACGTGGCCGCGTTCTTCGCCTACCCGCGGGCCGGGACCGACGAGGCACTGGTGGGCGTGGTCGCGGGCACGGGCGCGATCGGCCGGCGCCTGGCCGACGAGCCGCGGTACTTCATCTCGGGCGTGGGCTATCCGGACTGGCTGCTCCTCACCCCCGACGTGCTGGAGAAGGGCCTTGAGGGGGTGATCGGCGCCGGCTTCTTCGGGCCCGACTGGTCGGTCGACCCGGCCCAGAGCGCCTGGCGCTGA
- a CDS encoding NAD(P)/FAD-dependent oxidoreductase, with amino-acid sequence MDTETVIIGGGLAGLNCARVLHAAQRPFVLLEASDRMGGRVRTETIETLEGAYLVDRGFQVLLTAYPHAAEAFDYESLDLRCFYPGAKVILSGDFHRVADPRRRPGDALRGFRTPIATTRDKLRLAEWSLRVLAGPVENIWKRPGRSAIEALRDAGFDESTIDRFFRPFFGGVFFDRELDTCSRMLEFVFRMFAQGRACVPAHGMGRLPTQMAEGLPADALLTGTAVQRIERPGEQWVVHAEGGSWRARTVVVATDGGVAAGLLEGRATAPTPPQAWRSTATLAYACDASPTDEPILVLDGDGQGPINHLAVMSDVSPHYAPPGRHLLYANVVDPAVLAEHADDAALDAACRPQLQRWFGQAVEGATLLNLDRIEHALPDQGPARMETPQWPSRLGEGLYACGDWLENGSIDGALSSGKRCARAVLDDVPA; translated from the coding sequence ATGGACACTGAGACGGTGATCATTGGCGGCGGACTCGCCGGGCTGAATTGCGCCAGGGTGCTGCACGCGGCGCAGCGTCCGTTCGTGCTGCTCGAAGCGTCGGACCGTATGGGCGGACGCGTGCGAACCGAAACCATCGAGACGCTTGAGGGCGCGTACCTCGTCGACCGGGGTTTCCAGGTGTTGCTGACGGCGTACCCGCACGCGGCCGAGGCGTTCGACTACGAGTCCTTGGACCTGCGGTGCTTCTATCCCGGCGCCAAGGTCATTCTTTCGGGAGACTTTCACCGCGTGGCCGATCCGCGTCGACGGCCCGGGGATGCCTTGCGGGGCTTTCGGACGCCGATCGCGACGACGCGTGATAAGCTCCGACTGGCCGAGTGGTCGCTGCGCGTGCTCGCCGGGCCGGTCGAGAACATCTGGAAGCGTCCGGGCCGCAGCGCGATCGAGGCGCTGCGGGACGCGGGCTTCGATGAGTCCACGATCGATCGATTCTTCCGTCCGTTCTTCGGTGGGGTGTTCTTCGACCGCGAACTGGACACCTGCAGCCGGATGCTCGAGTTCGTGTTCCGGATGTTTGCGCAGGGGCGGGCGTGCGTGCCCGCCCACGGCATGGGGCGCCTGCCCACGCAGATGGCCGAGGGCCTGCCCGCCGACGCGCTGCTGACCGGCACGGCCGTCCAGCGGATCGAGCGCCCGGGCGAGCAGTGGGTCGTGCATGCCGAGGGCGGCTCGTGGCGTGCCCGCACGGTGGTTGTGGCGACCGATGGCGGCGTGGCCGCCGGCCTGCTTGAGGGCCGCGCGACGGCCCCGACGCCCCCGCAGGCGTGGCGCTCGACGGCGACGCTGGCTTATGCCTGCGACGCCTCGCCCACCGACGAGCCAATCCTGGTGCTCGATGGCGATGGCCAGGGGCCAATCAACCACCTGGCGGTGATGAGCGACGTGTCGCCGCACTACGCCCCGCCCGGACGCCACCTGCTCTACGCCAACGTGGTCGATCCCGCGGTGCTGGCCGAGCACGCCGACGACGCAGCGCTCGATGCCGCGTGCCGCCCGCAGCTGCAACGCTGGTTCGGCCAGGCCGTCGAGGGCGCCACACTGCTGAACCTCGATCGGATCGAGCACGCGTTGCCCGATCAGGGCCCGGCACGCATGGAAACCCCACAGTGGCCGTCGCGGCTGGGCGAGGGGCTCTACGCCTGCGGCGACTGGCTGGAGAACGGCTCGATCGACGGCGCGCTGTCCAGCGGCAAGCGGTGCGCCCGGGCCGTGCTGGACGACGTGCCGGCCTGA
- the dtd gene encoding D-aminoacyl-tRNA deacylase has translation MRVIVQRVIEASVTLPQEGDISGHIDQGLLAMVGLQRDDTDASLDWMVEKLIHLRIFPDENGKMNLSIKELEAASVLLIPNFTVGCHVGKGRRPSFDGALPPDAADVMFSRFVEKFSQKFARVQTGRFGAHMLVRSCNDGPITFVIESQAQ, from the coding sequence ATGCGAGTGATCGTCCAGCGTGTCATCGAAGCCAGCGTCACACTCCCACAAGAAGGCGATATTAGCGGCCACATCGACCAAGGCCTACTGGCCATGGTTGGCCTTCAACGCGACGACACCGACGCAAGCCTCGACTGGATGGTGGAGAAACTCATCCATCTTCGCATCTTCCCCGACGAGAACGGGAAAATGAACCTTTCCATTAAAGAGTTGGAGGCCGCCAGCGTCCTCCTGATCCCGAACTTCACGGTTGGCTGCCACGTCGGCAAGGGGCGCCGCCCCAGCTTCGATGGTGCGCTGCCGCCGGATGCGGCCGACGTGATGTTTTCCAGATTCGTAGAGAAATTCTCACAAAAGTTTGCACGGGTGCAGACCGGCCGGTTCGGCGCACACATGCTGGTCCGCTCGTGCAATGACGGACCGATTACGTTTGTTATTGAGTCTCAGGCTCAATAA
- a CDS encoding YkgJ family cysteine cluster protein: MSEDRSDWFEASPFGPADDQGRRAPEDGLRFRCTMCGNCCTGAPGSVMLDGSELADLSAHLGLSEAAFVEQFTKPLDGGASLRERLTAFGWDCVFLDRTSMPGRAVCGVYDHRPLQCRTWPFWKRNLGDERSWDRAATTCPGMNSGPRTPASLVRLTRDASPI, translated from the coding sequence ATGAGCGAAGATCGCAGTGACTGGTTCGAAGCCTCCCCCTTTGGGCCTGCCGACGACCAGGGGCGGCGAGCCCCCGAAGACGGCTTGCGGTTCCGCTGCACGATGTGCGGCAACTGCTGCACCGGGGCGCCCGGATCGGTCATGCTCGACGGGTCGGAACTGGCCGACCTTTCGGCCCACCTGGGGCTTTCCGAAGCCGCCTTCGTCGAGCAATTCACCAAGCCCCTGGACGGCGGGGCGTCGCTGCGAGAACGCCTCACGGCGTTTGGATGGGACTGCGTCTTCCTTGACCGAACGTCGATGCCGGGCAGGGCCGTCTGCGGGGTGTATGACCATCGCCCCCTCCAATGCCGGACCTGGCCGTTCTGGAAGCGCAATTTGGGCGATGAACGCTCATGGGATCGTGCCGCGACGACGTGCCCGGGCATGAACTCCGGCCCGCGGACGCCCGCCTCGCTCGTCCGGCTTACGCGCGACGCGAGCCCGATCTGA